One window of Nocardioides dongkuii genomic DNA carries:
- the idi gene encoding isopentenyl-diphosphate Delta-isomerase: MSLQSEERTDDLVVLLDADGTPSGTAPRADVHTRDTPLHLAFSCHLLDPDGRMLMTRRALSKRTWPGVWTNSFCGHPRPGEEMADAVVRYGRHELGVEVTGVRLLLPDFRYRAVDAGGIVENELCPVFVARTVQVPQPNPDEVAELSWADPEDVWTIVRRAPWALSPWFVDQARALRNADSLPG, from the coding sequence ATGTCGCTGCAGAGCGAGGAGCGGACCGACGACCTCGTCGTCCTGCTCGACGCGGACGGCACGCCGTCCGGCACCGCGCCGCGGGCCGACGTGCACACGCGGGACACGCCGCTGCACCTGGCGTTCTCCTGCCACCTGCTCGACCCGGACGGCCGGATGCTGATGACCCGGCGTGCGCTGAGCAAGCGCACCTGGCCGGGCGTCTGGACCAACTCCTTCTGCGGCCACCCCCGCCCCGGCGAGGAGATGGCCGACGCCGTGGTCCGGTACGGCCGCCACGAGCTCGGCGTCGAGGTGACCGGCGTACGCCTGCTGCTGCCCGACTTCCGCTACCGCGCCGTCGACGCCGGCGGGATCGTCGAGAACGAGCTGTGCCCGGTCTTCGTCGCGCGCACCGTCCAGGTCCCGCAGCCGAACCCCGACGAGGTCGCCGAGCTGTCCTGGGCCGATCCCGAGGACGTGTGGACGATCGTGCGGCGCGCGCCGTGGGCGCTCAGCCCGTGGTTCGTCGACCAGGCGCGGGCGCTCCGCAACGCGGACTCGCTGCCCGGCTGA
- a CDS encoding NAD-dependent epimerase/dehydratase family protein, translating into MRIVVTGATGNIGTAVLRRLAGTGHQLVGLARRLPEGLPDVEWRTVDLTTVSVEQLAGILGGADAVVHLAWGFQPSHDIDHLEELGVGGTRRVVEAVARADVPHLVHLSSVGAYSPRSDDTPVTESYPTGGVPTSPYSRHKAAAERILDRFEAETAASPGRGTTVTRMRPGIVGQRTAGSALLRYGVPGAIPRRALHLLPVLPLDRGLRIPVVHADDVADAVARALEGRVGGPFNLAADDPLTAADIARGLGAKLVHVPSEVLRPVVAATWRMRLQQIDEGWLDMAYALPLLDTTRARSELGWGATRSAVEVFAEAVEGMRSGASGPTPVLRRRTVPGALRDAVRRGPVARRTRP; encoded by the coding sequence ATGCGGATCGTCGTCACCGGCGCGACCGGGAACATCGGCACGGCGGTCCTGCGCCGGCTGGCCGGCACCGGGCACCAGCTCGTCGGGCTGGCCCGGCGGCTGCCCGAGGGCCTCCCGGACGTCGAGTGGCGCACCGTCGACCTCACGACGGTCAGCGTCGAGCAGCTCGCCGGCATCCTCGGCGGCGCCGACGCCGTGGTGCACCTGGCCTGGGGCTTCCAGCCCTCCCACGACATCGACCACCTCGAGGAGCTCGGGGTCGGCGGCACCCGGCGGGTCGTCGAGGCGGTCGCCCGCGCCGACGTCCCCCACCTGGTCCACCTGTCCTCGGTAGGCGCCTACTCGCCGCGCTCCGACGACACCCCGGTCACGGAGTCCTACCCGACCGGCGGCGTCCCCACCTCGCCGTACAGCCGGCACAAGGCGGCCGCGGAGCGGATCCTGGACCGGTTCGAGGCGGAGACCGCGGCGTCGCCCGGCCGCGGCACGACGGTCACCCGGATGCGTCCGGGCATCGTGGGCCAGCGGACGGCGGGCAGCGCGCTGCTGCGGTACGGCGTGCCGGGCGCGATCCCGCGCCGCGCCCTCCACCTGCTCCCGGTGCTGCCGCTGGACCGCGGGCTGCGGATCCCGGTCGTGCACGCCGACGACGTCGCGGACGCCGTCGCCCGCGCCCTCGAGGGCCGGGTCGGCGGGCCGTTCAACCTGGCCGCCGACGACCCCCTGACCGCCGCCGACATCGCCCGCGGCCTGGGCGCCAAGCTCGTGCACGTGCCGTCCGAGGTGCTCCGGCCGGTGGTCGCGGCGACCTGGCGGATGCGGCTCCAGCAGATCGACGAGGGCTGGCTGGACATGGCCTACGCACTCCCCCTGCTCGACACCACCCGCGCTCGCAGCGAGCTCGGCTGGGGCGCGACCCGCAGCGCCGTCGAGGTGTTCGCCGAGGCGGTCGAGGGGATGCGCTCCGGGGCGTCCGGCCCGACACCGGTGCTGCGGCGCCGCACCGTCCCGGGCGCGCTGCGCGACGCCGTACGCCGTGGTCCCGTCGCCCGGAGGACGCGGCCGTGA
- a CDS encoding UbiA family prenyltransferase: MTAAGGLLTAAHPGPTAAVTTVTGLLAVSAGLGAAPAVLVTAAVLTGQLSVGWGNDLLDADRDRAVGRLDKPVAAGLVGERTVGVALALALIACVPLSLAAGWRSGVVHLLLVVGAAHAYNLGLKATALSWVPYAVAFGTLPAIAHLAGDDPAWPPWWMLAAGAALGVGAHVLNALPDLADDLRTGVRGMPHRIGPTLARPLAAALLVAASLLAALGPEGSPPGWVWAALVVVVALAATALAGSGRGPFRAAMAIALVDVALLVAAG; the protein is encoded by the coding sequence GTGACGGCGGCGGGCGGCCTGTTGACGGCCGCCCACCCCGGGCCCACGGCCGCGGTGACCACCGTGACCGGGCTGCTCGCGGTCTCGGCCGGCCTCGGCGCCGCGCCCGCGGTCCTGGTCACCGCGGCGGTCCTCACCGGCCAACTCAGCGTCGGGTGGGGCAACGACCTCCTCGACGCCGACCGCGACCGCGCCGTCGGCCGCCTGGACAAGCCGGTGGCGGCCGGCCTGGTCGGCGAGCGCACCGTCGGCGTCGCGCTGGCGCTCGCGCTGATCGCCTGCGTGCCCCTCTCCCTCGCGGCGGGCTGGCGCAGTGGCGTCGTGCACCTGCTCCTCGTCGTCGGCGCGGCGCACGCCTACAACCTCGGCCTCAAGGCGACCGCCCTCTCCTGGGTGCCGTACGCCGTGGCCTTCGGCACCCTCCCGGCGATCGCCCACCTCGCCGGCGACGACCCCGCGTGGCCGCCGTGGTGGATGCTCGCCGCCGGCGCCGCCCTCGGGGTGGGCGCGCACGTGCTCAACGCGCTCCCCGACCTCGCCGACGACCTGCGCACCGGCGTCCGCGGGATGCCGCACCGGATCGGGCCGACCCTCGCGCGACCGCTCGCCGCGGCGCTCCTCGTCGCCGCCTCCCTGCTCGCCGCGCTCGGCCCCGAGGGCAGCCCGCCCGGGTGGGTCTGGGCCGCGCTGGTGGTGGTCGTGGCGCTCGCCGCGACGGCGCTCGCGGGGAGCGGCCGCGGGCCGTTCCGCGCGGCGATGGCGATCGCGCTGGTCGACGTCGCCCTGCTCGTGGCGGCCGGCTGA
- a CDS encoding alpha/beta fold hydrolase: MTPETLELRLPQVTLSALAWGPADGPLVVALHGFPDTAHAWRHLGPFLAGHGYRVVAPYLRGYAPSAVPDDGCFHVAALMADAAAVHEVLGGGEDAVLVGHDWGAITAHGLGAHPRSPYRRIVAMAVPPLPTMDGAGPRLLARQARNSWYVGFNQLPLLPERTLPRLVRRLWRDWSPGHDASEDLPHVLAALDAPANRHAAVGYYRAIRAPWAVPPAYRDWKRTWAGTPTVPTLYLHGADDGCLHPGFAAGVEAKLPLGSRAVTVPGAGHFLQVEQPDAVHAHVLEFLTNGP, translated from the coding sequence GTGACTCCCGAGACGCTCGAGCTGCGGCTGCCGCAGGTGACGCTGTCCGCCCTCGCCTGGGGGCCGGCCGACGGTCCGCTGGTGGTGGCGCTGCACGGGTTCCCCGACACCGCGCACGCCTGGCGGCACCTCGGCCCGTTCCTCGCCGGGCACGGCTACCGGGTGGTCGCGCCGTACCTGCGCGGCTACGCGCCGAGCGCCGTGCCCGACGACGGCTGCTTCCACGTCGCGGCGCTGATGGCCGACGCCGCCGCGGTCCACGAGGTGCTCGGCGGGGGTGAGGACGCGGTGCTGGTCGGCCACGACTGGGGCGCGATCACCGCGCACGGGCTGGGCGCGCACCCGCGCTCGCCGTACCGCCGGATCGTGGCGATGGCCGTCCCGCCGCTGCCGACGATGGACGGCGCCGGACCCCGGCTGCTCGCGCGCCAGGCCCGCAACAGCTGGTACGTCGGGTTCAACCAGCTGCCGCTGCTCCCGGAGCGGACCCTGCCCCGGCTGGTGCGCCGGCTCTGGCGCGACTGGTCGCCGGGCCACGACGCGTCCGAGGACCTCCCGCACGTGCTCGCCGCCCTCGACGCGCCGGCCAACCGGCACGCTGCCGTCGGCTACTACCGCGCGATCCGCGCGCCGTGGGCCGTCCCCCCGGCGTACCGCGACTGGAAGCGGACCTGGGCCGGCACCCCGACGGTGCCGACGCTGTACCTGCACGGCGCCGACGACGGCTGCCTGCACCCCGGCTTCGCCGCCGGCGTCGAGGCGAAGCTGCCGCTCGGCAGCCGCGCCGTCACCGTCCCCGGCGCCGGCCACTTCCTCCAGGTGGAGCAGCCGGACGCGGTGCACGCCCACGTCCTGGAGTTCCTCACCAACGGCCCCTGA
- a CDS encoding NAD(P)/FAD-dependent oxidoreductase produces MATWDLAVVGAGPAGAAAALGALHADPGLRVALLDRADFPRDKACGDGVAPHVLDRLAEVGVTGLLDDRVPVSRLRLARDDHEVDRTMTRPSYVVPRRVLDARLVDAACRAGAVLVRHRVREVATHPDSVLLDGELDASVVVGADGARSAVRRGLGVTHARTALALRGYAPTPSGRAGAQVIVFGTRRQPSYAWSFDRGDGLANVGYGEVLHDGRAAPRRADLLASLEELLPGSTTGGEGWTGHHLPLSGARWRPPSGRVLLVGDAAGLVNPLTGEGIYYAVATGIAAGRAAAAAVADGAPATAGRRYVRAARSHLLPHLRHTAAAARLTGHGAVLEAGLRAAARDQRVFDDLVELGLARGRITPAVVRGLAGSLRRPAARTHPSPQPVEPVEER; encoded by the coding sequence ATGGCCACCTGGGACCTCGCCGTCGTCGGCGCCGGGCCCGCCGGGGCGGCGGCCGCGCTCGGCGCGCTGCACGCCGACCCGGGGCTGCGGGTGGCGCTGCTCGACCGCGCCGACTTCCCCCGCGACAAGGCCTGCGGCGACGGCGTCGCGCCGCACGTCCTGGACCGGCTCGCCGAGGTCGGCGTGACCGGCCTGCTCGACGACCGGGTCCCGGTCTCGCGGCTGCGGCTGGCCCGCGACGACCACGAGGTGGACCGCACCATGACGCGCCCGTCGTACGTCGTCCCCCGGCGCGTGCTCGACGCCCGGCTGGTCGACGCGGCCTGCCGCGCCGGGGCTGTGCTGGTCCGGCACCGGGTCCGCGAGGTCGCCACCCACCCCGACTCCGTGCTCCTCGACGGCGAGCTGGACGCGTCGGTGGTCGTGGGCGCCGACGGCGCCCGGTCGGCCGTGCGCCGCGGCCTCGGCGTCACCCACGCCCGCACCGCGCTGGCGCTCCGCGGCTACGCCCCCACGCCGTCGGGCCGCGCCGGCGCCCAGGTGATCGTCTTCGGCACCCGCCGGCAGCCGTCGTACGCCTGGTCCTTCGACCGCGGCGACGGCCTCGCGAACGTCGGGTACGGCGAGGTCCTCCACGACGGCCGCGCGGCGCCCCGACGGGCCGACCTGCTCGCGTCCCTCGAGGAGCTGCTGCCCGGCTCCACCACCGGCGGCGAGGGCTGGACCGGCCACCACCTGCCGCTCTCCGGGGCGCGCTGGCGGCCGCCCTCGGGCCGGGTGCTGCTGGTCGGCGACGCCGCGGGGCTGGTCAACCCGCTGACCGGGGAGGGCATCTACTACGCGGTCGCCACCGGCATCGCCGCCGGCCGGGCCGCCGCGGCCGCCGTCGCCGACGGCGCCCCGGCGACCGCGGGGCGGCGCTACGTGCGCGCAGCCCGCTCGCACCTGCTCCCCCACCTGCGGCACACCGCCGCGGCCGCCCGGCTGACCGGCCACGGCGCGGTCCTGGAGGCGGGGCTGCGCGCCGCCGCCCGCGACCAGCGCGTCTTCGACGACCTGGTCGAGCTGGGCCTGGCCCGGGGCCGGATCACCCCCGCCGTCGTCCGCGGCCTGGCCGGGTCGCTGCGGCGCCCCGCCGCGCGAACCCACCCGTCGCCCCAGCCTGTCGAGCCTGTCGAGGAGAGATGA